Proteins encoded by one window of Culicoides brevitarsis isolate CSIRO-B50_1 chromosome 2, AGI_CSIRO_Cbre_v1, whole genome shotgun sequence:
- the LOC134832811 gene encoding secretion-regulating guanine nucleotide exchange factor: MDLYFWGANSHFQSGTGIESEQFETPIKVDFAETDKIAQICGGGGHTIILTNDGRVFTVGWNNKGQCGVPKIEVVKNFTKITDGIRLVRCGWDVSCLISSSNDVFMMGNNQHEQFGVKNPKMADQLLKVNFPEEVSDVSFGLRHTAVLTKSGKLWLFGKSKCVKVAEEMKNHQISTRKFNFNEISYLEMQFFEAKISQISSGQHFTLIYTENHKFFLIGENKHASMSNQEIQICPNPVQEISSGWTHAAILDKNGVLYTFGRNNYHQLGRKSLENCEIAPLGFSEKLKKVICGSEHTISLTESGKIFTWGWNEHGNCGVNGTENVETPTQVPLKGKCELIGAGCGFCFALLRS, encoded by the exons ATGGACCTCTATTTCTGG GGCGCCAATTCACACTTTCAGTCAGGAACCGGGATCGAATCCGAGCAATTTGAGACTCCAATAAAAGTTGACTTTGCTGAAACtgataaaattgctcaaatttGTGGCGGCGGAGGTCATACGATCATTTTAACAAACGACGGAAGGGTTTTTACTGTTGGCTGGAACAACAAAGGACAATGTGGAGTACCAAAAATAGAAGTTGTGAagaatttcactaaaataacGGATGGAATTCGTCTTGTGAGATGCGGTTGGGACGTTTCCTGCTTAATTTCGAGCTCAAATGACGTTTTTATGATGGGAAATAATCAACACGAGCAATTTGGAGTGAAAAATCCGAAGATGGCGGATCAACTTTTGAAGGTGAATTTCCCAGAAGAGGTTTCTGATGTGAGTTTCGGTCTCAGACACACCGCAGTTTTAACGAAATCCGGAAAATTATGGCTTTTTGGCAAGTCAAAGTGCGTAAAAGTGGctgaagaaatgaaaaatcatcaaatttctacaagaaaattcaattttaatgaaatttcttacctggaaatgcaattttttgaagcaaaaatctCTCAAATCTCAAGTGGACAGCATTTTACCTTAATTTACAccgaaaatcataaatttttcttaattggaGAGAACAAACATGCATCCATGAGCAATCAGGAGATCCAAATCTGCCCGAATCCTGTTCAAGAAATCTCTTCGGGATGGACTCACGCAgcaattttagacaaaaatggaGTTTTATACACTTTTGGGCGCAATAATTACCACCAATTAGGTCGAAAATCAttggaaaattgtgaaattgcCCCTCTCGGGTTCTcagaaaagcttaaaaaagtaatttgtgGGTCGGAACACACAATTTCCTTAACTGAATCTGGAAAAATCTTCACTTGGGGATGGAATGAACACGGAAATTGCGGCGTAAATGGCACAGAAAACGTCGAAACGCCCACTCAAGTGCCTTTAAAGGGAAAATGTGAACTTATCGGAGCTGGATGTGGATTTTGTTTCGCCCTTTTACGCAgctaa
- the LOC134832810 gene encoding uncharacterized protein LOC134832810 — protein MASDDYQDFREMEERLYAQIHHDHQRNAEPERHFQQPAPRFPHNSQHQNPSNRPETTQFHNRGRYWANNEESYQQQSNQRRPSFERRRDDRRDNRPSSGNSGGNRRDFTPRNRFDKQDNNFNANRRTPPRNFTIGRYQTVAGGAKQFEKRTQSNNFPLRKKGPIKGVNPFNVANQEKVRLENKIRIMQKKKKALQRIQSNTSNFKVPELPSTSRAHQNSRGKQQKITQKPPAVNTKVIFVDSCSDSESLDGSLMETKDIKTEKIDDDTDLNASQDDDVIMIPTPAPEVVNLVDSDEDSQDVPAKSKPKEPSSRCVSPSNSSILSDDFIGQSDRSRLQSEFLFVLPEDEDVQTATNPETPNKSTTSEDSNHSDDTTFPIGASQMMPKTVGDLGGFIHRGAAVENSLADKSADKSQQFANADGDTSDEEEEQETPPTVDDEPEIVENVEETPNNEVIEIQDDENLSSRKRTLSNRSSECDIMLNISSKRREKSVPPTEVATNSSFEKEILTIQVDDEDDMPVKLDPEIGWNDEMKRYYYESWGGEGFQLRRILSGMCPDRKNWRIDMSDRYPPAPIKLRNRCRNCQEFSHKVQNCPLPKRKVVCHMCGETGHREPRCPNSLCLTCGTPQNQFMRYCRRCIDNRRKRCTLCGVRGHIFAQCPDKWRRYHNTIEDNVPLDETYVANPQLWCSVCSSNKHQAHNCLQAETEMGRPLPPVKTVSYNPWYKLDLNAPKVVNTTDFSMMSFAKDFSFNWSSTVTENEHGFYNRFREMTGLMGEIITQDVESELKRVRRSSRRSEKSEADEEIEMSHIADSTIDLNDSQESVSDASGFNNFSFTKEMEKISEPFQLNLEKRDPRLEQFESRDEQKREISEMASRIGVTEEEILSARGENLPNETPNMEELDFIPLESTSEAKNDNSEGNDVIEMVEEKTDAKVFLTKEHSKYLLNEGESFLHKASQKYDLKLRVVWENIGNMLQMHGLPSNQNIFYNELLDFLKNVTLEEHIKSRNNSFTIPKVKEKLIKFIEEHLQRLKGDKKSLPHLKDLIRKMNIHQKNQQFKSADKVRRQLNVFLLGKNGLRDGKMHLIGIIKQYQSLKDNKPGCESPEFRDSLKKHFLYIFTAYDHENYEKLLEDYESCVQTGKWPIPLKALFNFTNMIRMANGENVNAPRDNEQPSTSKESKNQVNDSLLFFEDNIGDGFQVLSSIEDVQDTPNVTEEPSNDPQTPSPEVVESRETPESDESPAETPQILEIPDESPPEPAESTSETPDEPILPPKTPEKANKSTPSATSTPHVPKETPSKTVVKQKYSEASRKIISEAMNLFNLMNNQKAISKLRLVEQKANQNQITEEDYQSLLHIQKIVQSKMSTEKS, from the exons ATGGCATCTGACGATTACCAGGACTTCCGGGAGATGGAAGAACGTTTATATGCCCAAATTCATCATGATCACCAGCGAAATGCGGAGCCGGAGCGGCATTTTCAGCAACCAGCACCGCGTTTCCCACACAATTCGCAGCACCAAAATCCCTCAAATCGTCCCGAAACGACGCAATTTCACAACCGCGGGCGATATTGGGCGAATAATGAAGAAAGTTACCAGCAGCAAAGCAACCAGAGACGTCCTTCGTTCGAGCGGCGTCGCGATGACAGACGAGATAATCGCCCATCCAGCGGCAATTCGGGTGGCAACAGAAGAGATTTCACTCCGAGAAACCGATTTGACAAACAAGACAACAATTTTAACGCAAATCGAAGAACGCCGCCACGGAATTTTACGATTGGGAGATACCAAACGGTGGCTGGCGGAGCAAAACAATTCGAGAAACGAACGCAGTCGAATAATTTTCCGCTTCGGAAAAAGGGTCCCATTAAGGGAGTGAATCCTTTCAACGTGGCAAACCAGGAAAAAGTCCGTTTGGAGAACAAAATACGCATAAtgcagaagaaaaagaaggctTTGCAACGAATTCAGTCAAATACGTCGAATTTCAAAGTGCCTGAGCTGCCCTCAACATCACGAGCGCATCAAAATTCCCGCggaaagcaacaaaaaataacacaaaaaccgCCGGCAGTCAATACCAAAGTGATATTTGTCGACTCCTGCAGCGACAGCGAATCCTTAGACGGCTCCCTGATGGAAACGAAGGAcataaaaaccgaaaaaattgACGACGACACGGATTTGAATGCATCACAAGACGACGATGTCATAATGATTCCGACACCGGCACCAGAAGTTGTCAATTTAGTCGATTCCGACGAAGATTCGCAAGACGTTCCGGCAAAATCGAAGCCAAAAGAGCCGAGTTCGCGTTGTGTGAGTCCCTCGAACAGCAGCATCTTATCCGATGACTTTATCGGGCAAAGTGATCGTTCCCGACTTCAATCGGAATTTCTTTTTGTCCTGCCCGAAGACGAAGATGTACAAACAGCAACAAATCCTGAGACCCCAAATAAATCCACGACTTCGGAGGACTCGAATCACAGTGATGACACAACTTTCCCGATTGGCGCCTCGCAAATGATGCCAAAAACCGTCGGAGATTTGGGAGGATTCATTCATCGAGGAGCTGCCGTCGAAAATTCCTTGGCTGACAAGTCGGCAGATAAGTCGCAGCAATTTGCGAATGCCGATGGTGACACAAGTGACGAAGAAGAGGAACAAGAAACGCCGCCGACGGTAGATGACGAGCCAGAAATCGTTGAAAATGTCGAAGAAACGCCAAATAACGAGGTGATAGAGATTCaagatgatgaaaatttgtcgtcGCGGAAACGTACGTTGAGTAATCGATCGTCAGAGTGCGATATAATGCTGAATATTTCGTCAAAACGACGTGAGAAATCGGTTCCGCCGACGGAAGTTGCAACAAATAGCAGTTTTGAGAAGGAAATTCTGACGATTCAAGTGGATGATGAGGATGACATGCCGGTGAAATTGGATCCGGAGATTGGTTGGAATGATGAGATGAAGCGATATTATTACGAAAGTTGGGGCGGAGAGGGATTTCAGCTTAGACGGATACTTAGTGGGATGTGTC ctgatcGCAAAAATTGGCGCATCGACATGTCCGATCGTTATCCGCCAGCACCCATAAAGTTACGAAATCGTTGCCGAAATTGCCAAGAATTCAGTCACAAAGTGCAAAATTGTCCCCTGCCAAAGCGGAAAGTCGTTTGTCACATGTGCGGCGAAACGGGACATCGAGAACCGCGTTGCCCAAATTCACTCTGCCTGACATGCGGCACTCCGCAGAACCAATTTATGCGATATTGCCGACGTTGCATCGACAATCGACGAAAACGATGCACTTTGTGTGGCGTACGGGGACACATTTTCGCCCAATGTCCCGACAAATGGCGACGATATCATAACACG ATCGAAGATAACGTGCCTTTAGACGAGACCTACGTGGCAAATCCGCAACTTTGGTGCAGCGTGTGTAGCAGTAACAAGCATCAAGCGCACAATTGTCTGCAAGCTGAGACAGAAATGGGTCGTCCGTTGCCGCCAGTTAAGACAGTTTCCTACAATCCGTGGTACAAACTCGACTTAAATGCACCAAAAGTCGTAAATACCACAGATTTCAGCATGATGTCCTTCGCCAAAGACTTTTCCTTCAACTGGAGCTCGACCGTGACGGAAAATGAGCATGGCTTTTACAACAGATTCCGCGAAATGACCGGGCTAATGGGCGAAATAATCACTCAGGATGTCGAAAGTGAGCTGAAACGCGTTCGTCGTTCAAGTCGCCGCTCAGAAAAGTCCGAAGCCGATGAGGAAATCGAGATGAGTCACATCGCAGACTCGACAATTGACCTGAATGACAGTCAAGAAAGCGTTTCCGACGCATCCGGCTTCAATAATTTCAGTTTCACGaaggaaatggaaaaaatttctgaaccATTCCAGTTGAATTTGGAAAAAAGAGATCCCAGATTGGAGCAATTTGAGTCCAGGGACGAGCAAAAACGCGAAATTAGTGAAATGGCATCGCGAATCGGGGTGACagaagaggaaattttgagtGCAAGAGGCGAAAATCTCCCAAATGAGACGCCAAACATGGAAGAATTGGATTTTATTCCGCTTGAATCGACATCCGAGGCGAAAAATGACAACTCCGAGGGCAATGACGTCATTGAAATGGTCGAAGAAAAAACAGATGCGAAAGTTTTTCTCACCAAAGAGCACAGTAAATACCTTTTAAACGAAGGAGAGTCATTTTTGCACAAAGCTTCGCAGAAATACGACCTCAAATTGCGTGTCGTTTGGGAAAATATCGGAAATATGTTGCAAATGCATGGATTGCCGTCgaatcaaaacattttctacAACGAATTGTTGGACTTTTTGAAGAATGTGACGCTTGAGGAGCACATTAAGAGTCGAAATAACTCCTTTACCATACCAAAAGTGAAGGAAAAGCTCATAAAATTCATCGAGGAACACTTGCAACGCTTGAAAGGCGACAAAAAATCGTTGCCACACTTGAAAGATTTGATCCGCAAGATGAACATCCatcagaaaaatcaacaattcaaGTCGGCGGACAAGGTACGACGACAACTGAACGTCTTTTTACTGGGGAAAAATGGATTACGAGACGGAAAAATGCATTTGATTGGCATAATCAAGCAATATCAATCGCTGAAAGACAACAAACCCGGCTGTGAGAGTCCCGAATTCCGAGATTCGttgaaaaaacactttttgtacatttttacgGCTTACGATCACGAAAATTACGAGAAATTATTGGAAGATTATGAGTCATGTGTTCAAACAGGCAAATGGCCGATACCGTTGAAGGCCTTATTTAACTTTACCAACATGATCCGGATGGCAAATGGTGAAAATGTGAATGCGCCACGCGATAACGAGCAGCCATCGACGTCGAAAGAGTCGAAAAATCAAGTTAACGACAGTTTATTATTCTTCGAAGACAACATCGGCGATGGTTTTCAAGTCTTATCGTCCATCGAAGACGTTCAAGATACCCCAAATGTTACTGAAGAACCTTCAAATGACCCTCAAACCCCTTCTCCTGAAGTCGTTGAGTCCCGTGAAACTCCCGAAAGTGACGAAAGTCCAGCAGAAACGCCACAAATCCTCGAAATCCCGGATGAAAGTCCTCCAGAACCGGCTGAAAGTACCTCAGAAACTCCCGATGAACCAATTTTACCGCCAAAAACGCCCGAAAAAGCGAATAAATCGACGCCCTCTGCTACCTCGACGCCACATGTGCCCAAAGAAACTCCCTCAAAGACGGTTGTAAAGCAAAAATACTCGGAAGCCAGTCGCAAAATCATCTCCGAAGCCatgaatttattcaatttaatgaataatcaAAAGGCAATCTCAAAATTACGCTTAGTGGAGCAAAAAGCAAATCAGAATCAGATAACGGAAGAAGATTATCAGTCGTTGTTGCACATCCAGAAGATCGTGCAAAGCAAGATGAGCACCGAAAAGTCatga
- the LOC134832813 gene encoding single-strand selective monofunctional uracil DNA glycosylase, protein MIRNTVETFEKRDVNQDSVLTPTKSSIPITSSLFPPALWQQIDFIEQELSQELTGIVFPKDIVAIYNPLEYARALHCEFMSKFLNNRPIFLFVGMNPGPFGMAQTSVPFGNVSVVKDWFKLSSGVKKPPNELESRPVEGLNCTREEQSGKRWWGVIRDISETPENFFRTAFVYNYCPLAFFSSTGRNITPAEIKDKVAKQQLQDICNKYFVKIVEILQPKVIISIGKYAEDRIKGIQKQGLLGVSVFDHRCIPHPSPRSLNNTNWPEKAKLWFEENGVLPYLKPQNKN, encoded by the exons ATGATCCGAAATACCGTCGAAACGTTCGAGAAACGCGATGTCAATCAAGATTCCGTACTAACACCCACAAAATCATCCATTCCCATCACATCATCGCTCTTTCCGCCGGCTTTATGGCAACAAATTGACTTTATCGAGCAGGAATTGAGCCAGGAATTGACCGGAATCGTTTTTCCCAAAGACATTGTGGCTATTTACAATCCGCTCGAGTATGCCAGAGCCTTGCATTGTGAATTCATGTCGAAATTTCTCAACAATCGACCGATTTTCTTGTTTGTCGGCATGAATCCCGGGCCTTTTGGCATGGCACAGACCTCT gtaCCTTTCGGGAACGTTTCTGTAGTAAAAGATTGGTTTAAATTGAGTTCTGGCGTTAAAAAGCCTCCAAACGAGCTGGAATCGCGTCCTGTCGAAGGCTTGAACTGCACCCGTGAGGAACAAAGTGGCAAACGTTGGTGGGGCGTCATTCGTGACATCAGCGAGACACCTGAAAACTTCTTCCGTACCGCTTTTGTTTACAATTATTGTCCtttggcatttttttcgtcaactGGGCGTAACATAACTCCCGCCGAGATCAAAGATAAAGTCGCCAAACAGCAACTTCAGGACATTTGCAACAAATATTTCGTCAAAATCGTCGAAATTCTTCAACCTAAAGTCATTATTTCGATTGGAAAGTACGCCGAAGACCGCATCAAAGGCATCCAGAAGCAAGGATTGCTCGGCGTCAGTGTTTTTGATCATCGTTGCATCCCGCATCCCAGTCCTCGGAGCTTAAATAACACAAATTGGCCCGAAAAAGCTAAATTGTGGTTTGAAGAGAACGGCGTCTTGCCCTACTTGAAGCcacaaaataagaattaa
- the LOC134832814 gene encoding tRNA-specific adenosine deaminase 2 has protein sequence MEFMEDALKNAQEAFERKEVPVGCVFIYKNEIIARGSNEVNETKNATRHAEMICIDLVLSYCKKLNLDPQEVFREIVVVVTVEPCIMCAAALHNLSVKEIVFGCKNDRFGGTTVVNVFELLQSSVKIVGGVRDTEAMDLLKEFYKGENPSAPLPKTKRKV, from the coding sequence atggaatttatgGAAGACGCCCTCAAAAACGCCCAAGAAGCCTTCGAACGCAAAGAAGTGCCCGTTGGGTGCGTCTTCATctacaaaaatgaaataattgcgCGTGGCAGTAACGAAgtgaacgaaacaaaaaatgccaCGCGTCATGCCGAAATGATCTGCATCGATCTAGTCTTAAGTTATTGTAAGAAATTGAATTTGGACCCGCAAGAGGTCTTTCGTGAAATTGTCGTCGTTGTCACTGTCGAGCCATGCATCATGTGTGCGGCGGCATTGCACAATCTTAGTGTTAAGGAAATCGTGTTTGGGTGCAAGAATGACCGATTTGGCGGAACAACCGTCGTTAATGTCTTTGAATTACTACAATCTAGTGTGAAAATTGTGGGCGGCGTTCGCGATACCGAAGCAATGGAtttattgaaagaattttataaaggGGAGAACCCATCGGCGCCGCTGCCCAAAACTAagagaaaagtttaa
- the LOC134831464 gene encoding microcephalin-like produces MTGSQNTPEDPCQDMQEMVICKDKSPSPSRGGDVETPRSEIQKRKMLLQEYRSSPSAMARMKALKMMKEKNNEPDLYRDELDLVTADERAAAEREITLEELFQGICLFVDVRTAEDNRSAGIQQFLKSRGIKVTTDLSEATHIIFKDGLKSTFAKGKELNLPFVSLLWIDACRKFKSLVDYKNYPVFGIEKYEDPILCKKIKRKRSMQPATEFVLRTPKRRRRPKTVKVHVEKPQIEIQTPVRDGNCTIRTPKTIEISVRATSHARVTSSTTKNGETMYYSSDEMEVCNEKHEVFTCPTPLTRKNARRETRMTLEAMAVDTPKSVPKKNDADYERITKNFMESMALETPRRLDFDEIERNETEKQQKTIINAEEIVPETPKQTLTVEDQSMRCQTPLQNEPIIEKPIFTPEKSRFTRTPVHPMTENAPKIVLQELKEVQAFVKGPINSTRYSSALHEVHFDTDDISEIVLEKPPLALRPSQPTPVIAFPDTPSQTTSTKQKKKSKTPVMEQTKHIPKPRRKRKLFNPNLTPQVEVPNDNEPEIVPPTPKLPSPSPVKPSKNVDLTAESATQPPASTQKFTQSSQKPRRRVFVATGLGEEGRRLLKQCVKKLNSKREPCEIQSFVDSRATHLIMQEPYAKTQKLLLSIINGIWVLNLNFVKASLECSQWLCEEPFEVKTFLPGICLSRAEREIFGESYSMRLFSKQKFFVANQLNAGPEEIREFIKLCGGIVVTDTKDATYQVRDELCEEEPFEGQVLATWVTDSIGAGHRKNVKNYLLAKQFSQTLSSQHLIE; encoded by the coding sequence aaaaacaaCGAACCAGACCTCTACAGAGACGAATTGGATCTCGTCACCGCCGACGAACGCGCCGCTGCCGAACGTGAAATAACTCTAGAAGAGCTTTTCCAGGGAATTTGTCTCTTTGTCGACGTTCGCACCGCCGAAGACAATCGTTCTGCCGGAATCcagcaatttttaaagtcgCGCGGCATCAAAGTCACCACAGACTTGTCGGAAGCCACACACATCATCTTCAAAGATGGCTTGAAAAGTACCTTTGCGAAAGGTAAAGAGCTCAATTTGCCATTTGTGTCACTTTTGTGGATCGATGCCTGTCGAAAATTCAAATCTCTCGTCGATTACAAGAATTATCCGGTATTTGGCATCGAAAAATACGAAGATCCAATTTTGTGCAAGAAAATTAAGCGAAAGCGATCGATGCAACCAGCGACAGAATTCGTCTTACGTACTCCAAAACGCCGGCGTCGCCCAAAAACGGTAAAAGTTCACGTGGAAAAGCCCCAAATTGAGATCCAAACACCCGTTCGAGACGGAAACTGTACGATTCGTACACCAAAAACGATCGAAATATCGGTAAGGGCAACGAGTCATGCACGTGTCACGTCGAGTACGACGAAAAATGGCGAGACAATGTACTATAGCAGCGACGAGATGGAAGTTTGTAACGAGAAACACGAAGTTTTCACGTGTCCAACGCCGTTGACGCGCAAAAATGCAAGACGCGAGACCCGGATGACCTTAGAAGCGATGGCTGTTGATACGCCAAAGTCCGTTCCGAAGAAGAATGATGCCGATTATGAAcgaattacgaaaaatttcatggaaTCGATGGCTTTGGAGACTCCGAGACGAttggattttgatgaaattgagAGAAATGAGActgaaaaacagcaaaaaacgaTAATTAATGCTGAAGAAATCGTTCCTGAGACACCAAAACAGACTTTGACAGTAGAAGATCAATCCATGAGATGCCAAACTCCGCTCCAAAACGAACCAATAATCGAAAAACCGATTTTTACTCCTGAAAAATCGCGATTCACACGAACTCCAGTCCATCCGATGACAGAAAATGCCCCGAAAATCGTCCTCCAAGAGCTAAAAGAGGTTCAAGCGTTCGTCAAAGGTCCCATTAACTCGACACGGTACTCTTCGGCATTGCATGAAGTCCATTTCGATACCGACGACATCTCAGAAATCGTACTTGAGAAGCCTCCTCTTGCTCTGAGACCATCCCAACCAACGCCAGTCATCGCTTTTCCCGATACGCCATCCCAAACGACCTCCACGAAGCAGAAAAAGAAGTCAAAAACTCCCGTGATGGAACAAACGAAGCACATTCCGAAGCCGCGTCGCAAACGAAAACTCTTCAATCCGAATCTCACGCCTCAAGTTGAAGTCCCGAACGACAACGAGCCCGAAATTGTTCCTCCGACACCGAAATTACCGTCGCCGAGTCCCGTAAAACCCTCAAAAAATGTCGATTTAACAGCAGAAAGTGCCACACAACCCCCGGCATCGACGCAAAAATTCACTCAAAGCTCCCAAAAGCCGCGACGTCGTGTCTTTGTTGCCACGGGCTTGGGCGAAGAAGGACGTCGCTTGCTCAAGCAATGcgtcaaaaagttaaattccAAACGTGAGCCTTGCGAAATCCAAAGTTTCGTCGATTCCCGTGCCACGCACTTGATAATGCAAGAACCGTACgcgaaaacgcaaaaattgTTGCTTTCCATCATCAACGGGATTTGGgtgttgaatttgaatttcgtCAAAGCCTCGTTGGAATGCAGTCAATGGCTTTGCGAAGAACCGTTTGAGGTCAAAACTTTCCTGCCGGGCATTTGTTTGTCACGCGCCGAGCGAGAAATCTTCGGAGAATCGTATAGCATGAGattattttcgaaacaaaagttttttgtggCAAACCAACTGAATGCTGGGCCCGAGGAGATTCGGGAATTCATCAAGTTGTGTGGAGGAATCGTCGTGACCGACACAAAAGACGCAACTTATCAAGTTCGCGATGAATTATGTGAAGAAGAACCGTTTGAAGGGCAAGTTTTGGCAACTTGGGTTACTGACAGCATTGGAGCGGGTCATCGGAAGaacgtgaaaaattatttgttggcGAAGCAATTTAGTCAGACACTGAGTTCACAACATTTGATagaataa